The following is a genomic window from Nguyenibacter vanlangensis.
ACCCGGCTGTGGCGGGCGCGGGGCCCCGAGCGGGCGGTCGTTCTGGCGCTGCACGGATTCGATGACAGCCGCGACGCCTGGGAGCCGGCCGGACCGGCCCTCGCCGCGCGGGGCATCACCGTCTATGCCCCCGACCTGCGGGGTTTCGGCGGCATGCCCGATCGCGGCGCGTGGGCCGGCGCCGGGCAACTGGTCCGCGACGCGGCGGACGAGGCCCGCCTGGTCGCCGCCCGCCATCCGGGCGTGCCGCTCTATCTGATGGGCGAGAGCATGGGCGGCGCGGTGCTGGTGTGCCTGATGGCGCAGCCCGGCGCGCCGCATGTCGCCGGCACGATCCTGCTGGCCCCGGCGGTGTGGAGGCTGGGCATGGGGACCCGCGCCACGCTGGATCTTTTCGCCGCCGTCGCGCCGTCCTGGCGGGTCACCGGGCATGAATTGCCGGTCCATGTGGTGGCGGGGGACGACATGGCGGCGATGCGCCGCCTGTATTTCGACCCGCTGACCCTGCGCGCGACGCGGATGCCGGCCCTGTCCGGCCTGGCGTCGCTGATGGACCGGGCCGCCGATGCGGCCCCCCGGCTGCGCGGGCCGGCGCTGCTGCTCTATGGCGGGCGCGACCAGTTGGTCCCGCCCGCCGCCATGGCGGCGCTGTGGCGCGGCCTGCCCGCCGCGGTCCGGCGCGACTACCTGCCCGGCGGCTATCACCTGCTGCTGCGCAGCCGCACGCGCGATGCCGCGCTGGCCGACATCGCGCAATGGATCGCCGATCCCGACCGATGGCTGCCCTCGGGCGGCGACGCGGCCCCCGGCCTGGCCGACCTGGCCGGGGAATAAGCCTGGCGAAAATAAATCCCCGGCAGGTCTGGCGCCGGAAAACAACTCGGGCTATGGAGGCGTCTCTGGACTCGTAGCTCAGCTGGATAGAGCGTCGCCCTCCGAAGGCGAAGGTCGAAGGTTCGAATCCTTTCGAGTCCGCCACATATCCTTAAAAAATAGCAGAAAACAGCCACTTTTTTAGAAGTGACGATTTCTTACCCATGACAAAACCCACGATAGCGCATGATACGCTGGGGGTGCTTCAGACTGGGTGAGAGACGATTCGCGCCATTCGCCATCGGGACGGCGGGCATCTGGCAGAAGGATCAGACGGGGTAGCAGCGCGTCGTGCAGCAGGACGCTGGGGTCGCGCAGTTCCAGAACGATATTCCGTTCCTGACTGGTCAGGGTCATGTCCTGCATCCGGTCGGGAACGCGCGCATCTGTTCGTTCATAACGCGCCCTCCCGCCGCTCCAGGCGGACGGTCAGCCGTCCGAGCCGGGCCGCCGCTCGGATTGCCCACGCAGACAGCGGGATCAAGACGAACAGGGCCGCATGGCGCATGAGGCCGCGGATCATGGCTTCGCTCCGGGGTGGGGGTGAGGAAGATCTTGTAACGCTTCGGGGCATGCCCAGACGCATAGAGACAGATCGATAAGGCTTGAATATGCCCTGGAGTGCATATATGTTCCCGCCATGGTCTGGTTGGTCGAGCATACTGATGAGTTCGAAGATTGGTTTGCTTCTCTGACCGAGACTGAGCGCGAGGACGTATACGCGTCAGGGCTGCTTCTTGAGGAGCGAGGTCCGAGTCTGCGACATCCAATGTCGTCAGGTATCAGCGGGTCTCGTCATAGTCATATGCGTGAATTACGGATTCAGAGCGGTGGTAGGCCCATTCGGATATTCTATGCGTTCGATCCCCGCCGTGCCGCTATCCTTCTGATTGGAGGAGATAAAACTGGTGATGACCGCTTTTACGAGCGAATGACGCCAATAGCCGATGATCTATACGACACGCACCTTGCAACCCTCAGACAGGAGAAGCTGATATGACAGATCGCAAAACACTGGCCTCTCTTGGGGCGAAGATGTCGCCGGCGTCTCGGGTACGGGCCGAAGTCAAGGCAAAGGCAATGTCCGATGCCATGGACCTTGCCGAACTTCGGCGCGCTCATGTCATGTCACAAAAGCAGATCGCGGAGCTTCTGGGGGTCAACCAGGCATCTGTCGCCAAGATGGAAAAGCGCGCCGACATGTATATCAGCACGCTGCGCAGCTATATCGAGGCGATGGGGGGTGAACTTCAAATCGTCGCAAGGTTTCCTGACCATGCGGTGCCGATCAAAAGCTTTGCGGAGATCGGCGCCGAGGCGGAGACGTGTCCCGCTTAATCAACTGGACACCTCCAAAAAACCCGTTTTGTTTCTACGGAGGATGATAGATTCCGTCTGGGGCGCTTTGCCCATCCCGAATGGGTTGGATATTTTTTGACGACTGGAGGCTGGCTGGGCTCTTTCAGGTTGTCAGGGCGCTTGTCCTGTGCAGCCAGACAGCGCGGTTCATGTTGTAGACCAAGTTGACCATACCAATCTTCACCGTTGCCCAGGCGAGGTCGATCGTTCGCACGACGAGCCCCATCGGCCCTTTTTCAAAGGCGAAGGCATGCTCGACGCCAGAACGGACCTTCGACTTGCGGCCGTTGGCGCGAGCAATATGTCGCGGCAGGGCCTTCCCTGCCTGCCTTTTGCGGTGGATGCGCGAGCGCAGGCCAAGCGGGTATTTGCCTTTACAGTGATTGAAGCGAAGAACTGCACATGCGGGCGATGACATCCATGAGCCAGGCAACACGTCACTATGATGAGCTTCTGGCTCGGCATTATTCATGGATGAGCGGTCTGACCCTGAATGCAAAAATTGACGAACAGAAATTACTTCTCGCCGAAGCGGGGTTGGATGACGGTCCGAAGGACATAGCCGTCGATCTTGGATGCGGCCCTGGCTATCAATCATTCGCTCTCGCGCGCCTCGGCTACAAGACCGTCATTGCGGTCGATGCGAGCAATGCCCTGCTGGCGGAACTGGAAGCGGCACGGGCCGATGAGCCTATTCGAACGGTTCTTGCCGATCTTCGTAATTTTCCAACGTGCGTTGAAAGCGGCTCTGTGAATGCCATCATTTGCATGGGCGATACTCTGACGCATCTGGATGAGCGGTCCGATGTGACGAAACTCTACCGGGACGCCTATGCGGCACTGGCACCCGGTGGGCGCTTCGTTCTGACCTTTCGTGATCTCTCGCATGAACGCGAAGGGCTCGATCGCTTTCTGCCTGTTCGGGCCGACGAGCGGCGCATCATGACATGCTTTCTGGAATACGAAGCCGACCATGTCGTTGTGAACGACCTGATCCACGTTCGCGACGGCGAAGGATGGACCTTCGAAAAAAGCCGCTATCGGAAGTTGCGGCTTGCCCCGGCGGAGCAGGCTGCCGAACTGGAGCGAATTGGCTTTACGGTCGATTGCGACCGGCAGGCTGGCGGACTGCACATGATTTCTGCCCGAAAGCCATAAAGAGTTCCGGCTGGAACCCCAGTTTTCAGGCTGCCCATTATGTAGCCGTCCACCACGACAGCACGATCATGGCTTCCTGAGCGACGAATTCTCGACGCTCTGATCCGATGGCGCAATTTACGATCTACCGGAACCCCGGACGTAACCGGGACATCTCGTTCGTCGTCCAGATCCAGAGCACTCGCCTGGACCGCAGCGTGGGCCGGGTCGTCATGCCACTCGTCAGACGGTCCGGCAGCGCGCCGCCGGACCGTCTTCTGCATGTCGAGGGAGAGGACATCTTCGCCAATCCGTTCGACCAAGGCCCGCTTCGAAGGTCGGAACGGGTTTTTTAGATTAAGTCCCCGCATAGCAGATCCCTCTTGCAGGATATTAAGAAATTACGCATATTATGAATATTCTGATTACCGGAGGGGGTGATGAGGGAGTTCACAGCAGGAGATCTCACGCGCAGCACGGGTGACCTGTTCGAAGCGGCGACGATCGCCCCAGTGGCGATTACCAAACATCGGAAGCCGCGCTATGTCATCATGTCGATGGAATGCTACAAGAGTCTGACGCAAGGCGTGAGCCGCCAAACTGCGCTGAGCGTAGCTGATATGCCGGACGATCTGGGTGCCCTTTGGGATAAGGGCGTCAAGGATCATTTTGATGGCCGGTGATTTTCCAAAGTCCGGTCAAATCATCGATTATCACTATCTTTGGCTATGGCAGGCCGACCGGGGCGAGACGGAAGGCCGGAAAAAGAGACCGAGTTGCGTGGTTCTGGTCGTCGCAGATCGGGATGGTAATCACGTGCTGTTTATTGCACCGATTACCAGCAAGGAGCCTTCCCTGGAGCGGAAAGCTATCGCGATACCAGAAACCGAGGCACGTCGCGCTAATCTCGATACCCACATCCCCCTATGGGTCATGGTCGATGAGATGAATGCCGACGTGCAGGAATTTTCTTATACATTGGAAGATCGGACGCCCCGCGGGCAATTCAGTTCAGCGTTCACGGATCAAATTATTCGAGGTGTGCAAGCGGTGCGCGCTGGCGGGGGATTGCGCGTCTCAAAACGAACGTGATCGCGCCGAAGCGCAACAAAGGTGAAGAAAAAGCCTATCGTTCTCCCCTTTGGCCCGAGTGACCCGGAAGATGGGGCTGTGGCCCTGGAGGGGATGGAGCGTGGCCAGCGCGCCCGGCTGATCCGCATAACGCGGACTGGCCTGGGTCTGACGCAGGCCGCATTTGCCGAACGTTTCCGCGTGCCGGCGGACGCCCTGCGCGATTGGGAGCGGGCCCGAGCCACGCCTGCCGATTTCGCCATTGCCTATTCGCCATTGCCTATGTGCGGGTGATCGGACAGTTTCCGGATATCGTTGCGGAGGCGGTGGCCTGATGCCAAGCCGGGGCCGGCGGGTGTGTCATGGCGGATCGGTCCGGCCGGGCAGGCGGCAGGTGGCGAAATAGCCGCGTTTCTCGTCGTCGCGATAGGCGGCCAGCAGGCAGCAGACGATCGACAGGCCCAGCGTCACGAAATAGGCGATCGAGCAGGGTACGCCCGGCAGCACCGGAGCGGGTGTGCCCAGCGACAGATAGACCGGCGGCAGCAGGGCGGCGGCGACGTTGCCGGCCATCCAGGCGACGATCGGCAGGGCGCGGGGGCGCGGCGGGGTCATGAGGCGTCTCCATGGGCCAGGGTGGCGGGCGCGGCCTGGCCGGGGGCGGCGTCCGCATCCGCCCGCGGCTGGCCGGTGCCGGCGAACAGCAGGGCGACGCGGCGGGTTTCGGCCGTCCGCTGCGGGACCAGCAGCGACAGGGCGGCATAGGTGGCGGCATTGACCGCAAGGCCGATCACGCCGGAACTCAGTCCCCAGAACCAGCCGGTGGCCGCATGGAGCACCGTTTCCAGCAGGATGGCGGTCAGAAAGCCCGCGATCATTCCGGCGATGCCGGCGGCGGCGGTGCCGCGCCGCCAGAACAGGCCGCCATATTGCGCCACCGCGACCTGGATGATGCCCTGATAGGACAGCAGCGCCAGCACCGACAGGTGCGCGATGGGCAGGCAGGCGATGCCCGCCGCCAGCGCGGTGGCGACGACCATGGTCCCCTTGGCCGTCAGGATCGACGTTCGGTAGGGCAAGACGCGGCCCGCGCCGACGATGTCGTTGGCCACCTGGGTGCCCATCGCCTGGATGATCGCATCCACCCCGCCCATCGTCGCCGCCAGCATCACCGTGCCGGCCAGGCCCAGCCCGACCGGCCCGGCCGCAAGGCCGGCAACCGTGAACCAGGCCATGTCCGGATCGGCATGCAGCGCCGGCAACCCGGCCGCCATCAGCCCCAGCACCACGAGCGCCATCGAGAACAGCAGCGACAGCGGCGCGCTGAACACGCCCGCGCGCAGCATGCTGCGCACGCTGTCGGCGGTGTAGAGCCGCACGAAGATCGGCGGCCAGCACCAGCCGCCGATCGAGCCGGTCAGGATCATCGAAAACAGCGTCAGTGGACCGCCGACCGCCCCCGTACCCATGCTCGTGCTCGTGCCCGGCACGCCGAGCAGCCGGGCGGGCAGGTGGCCGGGAGAGACCCCCTGCCCGGCCAGCCAGGCGATCAGCCCCAGGATCAGCGCGGTGCCGCCGACATAGGCGACCAGCCCCTGATACATGTCGGAAATGACCAGCCCGCGCATGCCCATGCGGATGGTCCAGACCTGCCGCACCAGGATCAGCGCCACGCCGCAGGCCACGGACTGGCCGGGCGTCAGCGCGCCCAGGGACAGGGCGGCGAACATCGCCCCCAGGCTTTTGAAGCCCAGCACCAGCCAGGGCAGGATCGAGATGACGCTGATGACCGACGACGTCACCGCCAGCGCCGTGGAATCATAGCGCAGCCGCAGCAGGTCGGCCTGGGTCTTCAGGTCGTTCGCCGCCCCCCACAGCCAGACCCGCCGTGCCATCACATACATCAGCATCACGGTCAGCAGGCTGTAGATCGGCATGTAGAAGGCCACCACCCCGCTGCCCAGCGCCATGCCGGTCAGCGACAGCAGCAGGCCGCCGGGCCACCAACTGTTCAGAAAGGACATGGATTGCAGCCACGCACCGTAGGACCGGCCGCCCACCGCGTAGTCCGAGAACGACCGGTCCCTGCGGAAGCTGGCCTGCAGCAGCACCACCAGCCCGGCGCAGAACAGCCCGACGATTCCGAACGCGATTCCCATCCGCCTTTCTCCCTATCTTGCGCGGTCTGTCTTGCGCGATCCCCTGTCAGGCCGCCAGGCGTTCGACGATCCGCGAGGGTGTGCTGCGTCCCGCGACCAGCAGCGCCTCGAGGGTTTGGCAGACGCGCATGACCGTCACGTCGTCCTGCCAGCGGCCGGCGACCTGCAGGCCGATCGGCAGGCCCGTGGCCGAGAAGCCGGCGGGGATCGAGGCCGCCGGCTGGCCGGTCATGTTATAGAGGAAGGCGAACCCGCCCCATTCCAGCCAGTCGGGCCACGAGGCGTCGGGCACGGTCCGGCCGGCGGCGAAGGGCAGCACCGACACGCTGGGCGACAGCACCACGTCCACCGCACCATGGACGCGCGCGGCGTCCTGCCGGTAGGCGATGCGGCGCATCTGCGCGTCGATCAGCGTGCCGGTCGGGATTTCCGCGCCCTTGAAGGCCTCGGCGCGGAATTCGGGATCGACCAGTTCCAGCCGTTCGGGCGGCAGGCGGCGCAGCGCCTGCCAGGCGCCGGCCTGCCACAGCGTGCGGTAGGTGGGGCGCCAATCCTCGAAATCCGGCACCGGCACCAGGGTCGCGCCCGCTTGTTCGGCCAGGACGGCCGCGGCGCGGAAGGTCGCGCGGATTTCGGGATCGACGGGCAGGCAGCCGAAATCCTCGGCCACGCCGATGCGCAGGCCGGACAGCGGCAGCGGACCGGCCGCGAAGGCGCCGGGCGGGGCCGGCGGGAAGCTGTACGGGTCCTTGGGATCGTAGCCTTCGATCACCGACAGCATCAGGGCCGCGTCGGCGACCGAGCGCGCCATCGGTCCGTAATGCGCCATGTCGGAATAATGCGGCGCAATGGGCCATTGCGGCACCCGGCCGAAGGTCGCCTTCAGGCCGAAGACGCCGCTGAAGCTGGCGGGGACGCGCACCGACCCGCCGCCGTCGCTGCCCAGCGCCAGCGGCCCGCAGCCCGACGCCAGGGCCGCACCGGCCCCGCCGCTGCTGCCGCCGGGGGTGACCGCCGGATCGTGGGCATTGCGGGTAATGCCGGTCAGCGGGCTGTCGGTCACGGCCTTCCACCCGCCCTCGCACGTCGTGGTGCAGGCATAGATCACCGCGCCCGCCGCCCGCAGCCGCGCCACCGACGGCGCGTCCTCCTGCGCCGCCTGCTGGCCGATCGACAGGCGCGAACCGCGCCCCAGCACCCAGCCGCGCGTCATCGCGGTGTCCTTGATCGACACCGGCACGCCCTCCAGCGGCCGGGGCGGCAGGCCGGCGCGCCAGGCCCGTTCCGAGACCGCGGCGGCCGCCAGGGCGGCATCGGCGTCGATGCGCACGAAGGGGTTGAGCACGCCCTGCATGGCGGCGGCGCGATCCAGCACCGCGCGCGTGACCTCGACC
Proteins encoded in this region:
- a CDS encoding alpha/beta fold hydrolase encodes the protein MIRRIAVLSNLRLSPLLHASFRLGLLAAVLAGCALRDPPTPVPPARWAADGRLVPPDLVLVLADGTRAPTRLWRARGPERAVVLALHGFDDSRDAWEPAGPALAARGITVYAPDLRGFGGMPDRGAWAGAGQLVRDAADEARLVAARHPGVPLYLMGESMGGAVLVCLMAQPGAPHVAGTILLAPAVWRLGMGTRATLDLFAAVAPSWRVTGHELPVHVVAGDDMAAMRRLYFDPLTLRATRMPALSGLASLMDRAADAAPRLRGPALLLYGGRDQLVPPAAMAALWRGLPAAVRRDYLPGGYHLLLRSRTRDAALADIAQWIADPDRWLPSGGDAAPGLADLAGE
- a CDS encoding sodium:solute symporter family transporter; the encoded protein is MGIAFGIVGLFCAGLVVLLQASFRRDRSFSDYAVGGRSYGAWLQSMSFLNSWWPGGLLLSLTGMALGSGVVAFYMPIYSLLTVMLMYVMARRVWLWGAANDLKTQADLLRLRYDSTALAVTSSVISVISILPWLVLGFKSLGAMFAALSLGALTPGQSVACGVALILVRQVWTIRMGMRGLVISDMYQGLVAYVGGTALILGLIAWLAGQGVSPGHLPARLLGVPGTSTSMGTGAVGGPLTLFSMILTGSIGGWCWPPIFVRLYTADSVRSMLRAGVFSAPLSLLFSMALVVLGLMAAGLPALHADPDMAWFTVAGLAAGPVGLGLAGTVMLAATMGGVDAIIQAMGTQVANDIVGAGRVLPYRTSILTAKGTMVVATALAAGIACLPIAHLSVLALLSYQGIIQVAVAQYGGLFWRRGTAAAGIAGMIAGFLTAILLETVLHAATGWFWGLSSGVIGLAVNAATYAALSLLVPQRTAETRRVALLFAGTGQPRADADAAPGQAAPATLAHGDAS
- a CDS encoding type II toxin-antitoxin system RelE/ParE family toxin, translating into MVWLVEHTDEFEDWFASLTETEREDVYASGLLLEERGPSLRHPMSSGISGSRHSHMRELRIQSGGRPIRIFYAFDPRRAAILLIGGDKTGDDRFYERMTPIADDLYDTHLATLRQEKLI
- a CDS encoding amidase family protein — its product is MTDMTADLCDLTATDLLALYAAGTLSPVEVTRAVLDRAAAMQGVLNPFVRIDADAALAAAAVSERAWRAGLPPRPLEGVPVSIKDTAMTRGWVLGRGSRLSIGQQAAQEDAPSVARLRAAGAVIYACTTTCEGGWKAVTDSPLTGITRNAHDPAVTPGGSSGGAGAALASGCGPLALGSDGGGSVRVPASFSGVFGLKATFGRVPQWPIAPHYSDMAHYGPMARSVADAALMLSVIEGYDPKDPYSFPPAPPGAFAAGPLPLSGLRIGVAEDFGCLPVDPEIRATFRAAAVLAEQAGATLVPVPDFEDWRPTYRTLWQAGAWQALRRLPPERLELVDPEFRAEAFKGAEIPTGTLIDAQMRRIAYRQDAARVHGAVDVVLSPSVSVLPFAAGRTVPDASWPDWLEWGGFAFLYNMTGQPAASIPAGFSATGLPIGLQVAGRWQDDVTVMRVCQTLEALLVAGRSTPSRIVERLAA
- a CDS encoding CcdB family protein, which produces MAQFTIYRNPGRNRDISFVVQIQSTRLDRSVGRVVMPLVRRSGSAPPDRLLHVEGEDIFANPFDQGPLRRSERVF
- a CDS encoding class I SAM-dependent methyltransferase, translating into MSGLTLNAKIDEQKLLLAEAGLDDGPKDIAVDLGCGPGYQSFALARLGYKTVIAVDASNALLAELEAARADEPIRTVLADLRNFPTCVESGSVNAIICMGDTLTHLDERSDVTKLYRDAYAALAPGGRFVLTFRDLSHEREGLDRFLPVRADERRIMTCFLEYEADHVVVNDLIHVRDGEGWTFEKSRYRKLRLAPAEQAAELERIGFTVDCDRQAGGLHMISARKP
- a CDS encoding XRE family transcriptional regulator; the encoded protein is MTDRKTLASLGAKMSPASRVRAEVKAKAMSDAMDLAELRRAHVMSQKQIAELLGVNQASVAKMEKRADMYISTLRSYIEAMGGELQIVARFPDHAVPIKSFAEIGAEAETCPA
- a CDS encoding type II toxin-antitoxin system prevent-host-death family antitoxin yields the protein MREFTAGDLTRSTGDLFEAATIAPVAITKHRKPRYVIMSMECYKSLTQGVSRQTALSVADMPDDLGALWDKGVKDHFDGR